The following is a genomic window from Clostridium sp..
ATAAATATGCAACATTTTTATTTTATTCAACTATATATTCACTCATTTTTATGCATAATTATAAACCGATGGATAATTTACCCACCGATTTATAATCTACATTTTTCTATATCTTTCCATGCTCTCCTTAAACAGTTCAGATGTGGACGGCGGAGTATAGACAATAGCATTTGCACCCGCCATTATAGTTTTCTCTATTGATTTTTCATCCTTGCCGCCTGTAGCCATTATAGGGAACTCAGGAAATTGTCTCCTTATACTCCCAACAAGTTCAGGTGTACTGCTACCTGCAGATACATTTAAAATTGAAACACCCGCATCTATTCTCTTCTGTATGTCGTCCCTTTCGGAAACTACTGTTACAACAATTGGTATATCAATGGAATCGCTCATGGCTTTTATTATTTCATCTGACGTAGGACTATTTACAACAACTCCCATTGCTCCCGTGAATTCTGCATTCAATGCCAGATTTATAACTCTTTTCCCCGTAGTAAGTCCGCCTCCTACGCCGCAAAAAACAGGTACATCTGAAGCTGCTACAAGGGCTTCAGATATGACGGACTGAGGCGTGAATGGATATACAGCGAAAACTGCATCTGCATTTATATTTTTTATAACTGCCACATCTGTCGTAAAGGCAAAAGATTTCAATCTCTTGCCAAATACCTTTATTCCTGATGTCTGCCTTATTACATCAGGTAGATTTATCATATGACCTCTGAGTGTCCCATTTATATGTGGAACATATTTGCCTGTTTTCTTATTAATTTTTTCCATGATATTTTCTCCTAAAATGAATTAGAGTATTTATAAACATATTTTATATCATTTTTCTCAGATATTCCATATAAATTTTTTTATTTAACAAATTCCAGTTCATTTTGTGAAAAGATCTTTTCAGCTATTTTAACCGTGTCTCTGGCGTCCCGCGCATAAAAGTCAGCTCCTATCATATCTGCATATTCCTGATTCAATACTGCTCCACCAACTATGACCTTGCAGCACAGATTACTTTTTCTAAGAGCTTCTATCGTCTTTTTCATGTTTATAACCGTGGTAGTCATAAGTGCACTCAATCCAACAACCCTTATATTGTTTTGCTTTACACAATCAACTACTCTCTCAATGTCCACATCTTTCCCAAGATCTATTACGTTGAACCCATAGTTCTCCAGAAGCACCTTCACTATGTTTTTACCTATGTCGTGTATATCTCCCTTGACTGTTGCCAGGACTATTCTCCCCTTATCCACATTGCTCTGTCCGCTTTCAACCATACTCTTCTTTATGACTTCGAAAGACTTCTTTACAGTCTCTGCAGACTGCATGAGCTGCGGCAGAAAAATTTCCTTTGCTTCATACTTTGCCCCCACTTCATCCAGTGCCGGAATAACATATAAGTTTACTATATCCAGAGGCTTTTTCAACTTTAAAAGCTGACTTGTAGCCAGAATCGCTTCGTCCTCCATGCCGTCTATAATTATCTGCTTTAGAGTCTTTTTGTCTATTTTATCTTTCTGGTGTTTTCCATCCTTGCTTTTATCTACAACGTTGTTTTTTTTATTTTGATTTGACTCCTTCGGCATATCCTTGTACTTTTCTATAAAATTCTTACTGTCCACATCCCTGTATGAAAGTACTTCAAATGCAGCTATAGTATCCTTCATTCCTTCATCTCCGGGATTCATTATCGGCAGATCCAAACCGGCTTCCAGTGCCATAAGCAAAAATGTCCTGTTTAAAAGTTTTCTATTTGGAAGTCCATAAGATACATTGCTTACCCCGAGTGTTGTCTTTACACCAAGTTTTTCCTTCACCATTCTTATCGCCCTTACCGTCTCCATGACTTCCTTCTGCTGGGCAGAGGCAGTAAGGGAGAGGCAGTCAACTATTATATCCTTACGTGAAATTCCAAACTCTTCAGCTCTCTTTACTATCTTTTCCGCAATTGCAAACCTTTCTTCCGCCGTATTTGCTATTCCTGCCTCGTCGATAGTGAGAGCTATAATACAGCCTCCATATTTTTTTACTATGGGGAAAACCTCTTCCATGGTTTTTTCCTTGCCATTTACAGAATTTATGAGAGGTTTGCCCCTGTATAATCTCACTCCGGCCTCAAGGGCGTCGGGATTTGGACTGTCTATGCTTACCGGGAGGTATGAAACCTGCTGTATTGCCTTTACAGCCTTTTTCATCATTTCAACTTCATCTATTTCAGGAAGTCCTACATTCAGTTCAAGTATGTCTGCGCCTTCTTCTTTCTGATACAGGGCCTCTCTCTGGATATATCCTATCTTCTTCTCCCTAAGTTCCTGTTTATATGCGGCTTTTCCAGTAGGATTTATTCTTTCACCTATTATTCTTGTTCTACCACCTATTATTACAGTTTGATTGCCTGAAGTCACTGCAGTAAATTCTTTTTTCTCCGGACATAAAGGCTTGAGTCCGCTTACCAGTTCTATAGTGGCCTTGATGAATTCAGGGTCCGTGCCGCAGCATCCTCCTAGTATTCTTACTCCTTTTTCTGCCATGATCTTCATTTGTTCTGAAAACTCAGCTGCTTTTACATCATAATAGGTTTCTTTCCCATCATATTTTGGCAGACCGGCATTTGGCTGAACCATGACAGGAGTAGACGAGTACCTTAAAATTTCATCCACTATGGGCTGAAGATCCTTTGGTCCAAGCGAACAATTGACTCCAAGTGCATCAACCCCAAGACCTTCCAGAACAAAAACCATGGTTCTGGGATCTGTCCCCATCAGAGTTCTGGCGTTTTCCTGAAAAGTCATAGTGCAAAAAACCGGAAGGGAACTGTTTTCCTTTGCTGCAAGTATGGCAGCCTTGGTCTCATATATATCCATCATTGTCTCAATCAGTATTATATCGGCTCCTTCCCTTTCACCTATGACTACCTGTTTTTTAAAAAGTTTATAGGCAGTTTCAAAAGTGAGGTTCCCAGTAGGCTCCATGACCTGGCCTATAGGGCCCATGTCAAGTGCCACGAATTTATCCTTTCTTCCCCTGACAGCAGCTTTTGCAACTCTAACCCCGGCCTCTATCACTTCATCTGAAGAATATTCAGAATCACTGTATTTCAATTCATTTGCCCCAAAAGTATTTGTTATTATAATATCTGCACCAGAATCAAGGTAGACTTCATGTATTTTCTTGATTGTATTTCCATTTGTTATGTTCAATATTTCAGGAAGATCGCCGGCTTTAAGTCCACTTTTCTGAAGCATTGTCCCCATAGCACCGTCAAAAAATATAAATTTATCCTCGAATCTTTTAAACAAATCGTTAAAATCCATATAGCCACCCCTTTTTATCAATTATACAAATTATCTACTATGTAGTTCACAGCAGTCAAGTCATTCATGGTATACAAGTGAATACCCTTTATTCCATTTTTCACCAAATCGCGTGTTTGATTCAAGCTGTATTCTACTCCCGCTTTAAAGAAGTCTTCTTCATTTTCCCCATATTTATCTATTATGGCCAAAAGTTCTTTAGGCAAACTTGCGCCGCCAAGCAGACTCATGCTCTTAACCTGTCTTGCCTTAACAACCGGCATTATACCTGCCAGCAGAGGTATATCCAGCCCAATCTTGCCCAGTTTTTCCCTGAACGTGTAGAAATAGTCATTGCTGAAGAAAAACTGGGTGATAAGAAAATCCGCCCCGCAGTCCACCTTCTCCTTCAGATGAAAAATATCTTCATCCAGATTACTTGATTCCGCATGTCCTTCGGGATATGCTGCAACTGCAATACACATATCTCTCTTTCTTGAAATATATTTTACAAGTTCCTTTGCATATCTGTATTTATTATTTATTTGTGAATTGGAATTCCTGACAATATCTCCTCTGAGTGCAAGTATATTATTTATTCCGCCATCAGCAAGCTCCGATATGTATTTCTCTATTTCTTCCTCTGTAGAATTTATGCAGGTGAGATGTGACAGCACCTCTATATTGTATTTGTTCTTTATATAAAGTGCAGTCTCCATGGATCCATTTTTACTTCTTCCTGCAGCTCCATAAGTTACACTTATAAAATCCGGATTCATTTTGCTCAAATTATTGATCCTGTTTTCAAAGCTCGGGAAATTACTTTTATTCTTAAATGGTATAACTTCAAAGGAAAGTATAAATTCCTTGTCATTGAATATATCTATTATGCTCATAAATTCTCTCCTCATAAAAATTTAGTTCAAAAAAGGCCGCTTTTTATTAAGAAAAGCAGCCTAAGTTTGTATCGATACATTACAGCATTCTTTTCTTATCTTCCAGAATTTTCATGATTCTGTAGGAATTAACACCTTGCATGACGCACATGCTGGTTGTCGGGTTTCTCAGGGCCAGTCCCTCCACCACTCTTGATAAGAACCTCAGTATATTATTGTTAAAGTACATTTTATTTAATGCTAATACTTTTCAGCATGCTTGTCAATACAAAAATTCTAATTTTTGATCTTCTTGACAGAATTAAGTTTTTAGTATATCATATTCATTAAACCAATTAAAAATCTTATCGAGAGTGGCTAAGGGATAGGCCCAATGATGCCCGACAACCAGCATTTTTCATTTGAATGCATGGTGTTAATTCCTACAGATTTTTTCTGAAAGATAAGAAAAATAGTTCGATATTACAGGCCATTTTTCTTAGTAGAAAAATGGCCTTTTTAGTCCATAATCAATATTTGTAAAGGATGAGTTCTATGCCAATAAATATACCTAATGGTCTTCCAGCTTGCAAGATATTGAAAGCTGAAAATATATTTGTAATGAACGAAAAACGTGCAGTCAAGCAGGATATACGTCCTCTCAATATAGTAATATTGAATCTGATGCCCGTCAAGACTGTCACTGAAACACAACTGCTCAGACTTCTTGGCAATTCCCCGCTTCAAGTGGACATAACCCTTGTATACCCAAAATCCCATAAGTCAAAAAATACTTCCGAAGAATATCTTTTCAAGTATTACGAGACATTTGACGAAATACGTCACAGAAAATTTGACGGGATGATAATAACGGGAGCACCTGTAGAAAAGTTGGAATTTGAAGATGTAGATTACTGGGATGAACTCACTGAAATAATGGACTGGTCCCTGAAAAACGTCTATTCAACCTTCCACATATGCTGGGGGGCTCAGGCCGGTCTTTACTATCATTTTGGTATTCCAAAATATCCATTGGACAAAAAGTTGTTTGGAGTGTTTCCACATACCATCACCAGGAAGAATGTAAAACTATTAAGGGGTTTTGATGATCTGTTTTATGCCCCTCATTCGAGGCATACAACTATAAAAAGAGAGGATATTCAAAGTGTTCCTGAACTTGAAATACTCTCAGAATCAGAAGAAGCAGGAATCTATATAGCAGCTACAAAGGGCGGCCGCGATATCTTTGTCATGGGACATTCCGAATATGATACCCTGACATTGAAGCAGGAATATGAAAGGGACAAGGCAAGCAACCTTCCTATAGAAATTCCAAAAAATTATTTTCCTGATGATGATACAAAAAAAGCTCCACTGTCCATGTGGAAAGGACATGCCAATTTACTATTTTTAAATTGGCTCAACTATTACGTATATCAGGAAACACCATATGACTTGAACAAGCTCTAATTCTGGTGTAAAAAACTGCAGAACTACCTGCTGTATGGTAGTTCTGCATTCGTCACCTTTATTTAATTGAAATCCAATTTTGAAATTATTGCATCTGTAAATTCATCGGTAGTAGAATTTCCGCCAAGATCACAGGTCAGGTACTTTCCATCTTTAAGCACGGCCTCAACTGCATTCTCTATCCTATCCGCCGGGATGTTTTCTCCAAGATATCTAAGCATCATGATTGATGAAAGTATTATAGCCGTAGGATTGGCTTTATTTTTACCTGCAATATCAGGTGCAGATCCATGTGCAGCTTCAAATACTGCTGTATCCTCACCTACATTTGCTCCAGGAACCAGTCCTAGTCCGCCTATGAGTCCCGATGCCATATCGGATAAGATATCACCATATAAATTCGGCATTACAAGAACATCATAATTTTCAGGATTAAGTACAAGTTTCATGCTCATTGCATCTACTATCACACTTTCAAATTCAATGCCTTCATACTCTTTGGCCACTTCCTGTGCAGTTTTAAGAAACAGGCCATCCGAAAGTTTCATTATATTTGCCTTATGAACAGCAGTAACCTTTTTCCTTCCATTTTTAACTGCATAATCAAATGCGGCTTTTACTATCTTTCTACTTGCATTTTTTGATATTATCTTTATACTCTCGGCTATCTCATCACTTACCATATGCTCGATGCCGGCATATAAATCCTCTGTATTCTCTCTAAAAATAACAAGATCTACATTTTCATATCTGGATTTTACACCAGCATAGGTTTTTATAGGTCTTATATTTGCATACAGGTTTAACTGCTTCCTGAGGGTTACATTTACACTTCTGAAGCCTTTCCCAACAGGTGTGGTAACCGGCCCCTTAAGGGCTACTCCGTTTTTTCTTATGCTATTTATTATATGATCCGGTATTGGCGTACCGTACTTTTCAATTACGGCAGCTCCAGCTTCAAAGATCTCCCAGTCAATATCAGCTCCGCTCTTATCTATGACCCTTTTGGCTGCCATACAAACTTCAGGCCCTATTCCATCCCCCTTAATAAGGGTAACTTTTTGTCTCATTCCAATGCCTCCAAACAATTCATTTTAGTCAACATGCTCTCTCTTCCCTTTTTTCAAGTACCTCAGGCATCAACTTTTTCACAAGAAGCTCCATTTCACTGTTTCTTATTATATTGGTTCTTCCCATTTTATACTGATCATCTACCCACCTCTTTATTTCTACAACTCTAGGGTCTTTTTTTTCTACCTTGTCTTCATCCTTCAATTTATAGTAGGTATTAATCCATGCTGCTATACCGGCAAGTCCTGAATACTGATTTATTTCAATTACAACCGGCCTTGCGAGTATCTTGTCTGTGTCAAATGCATTGTAAATCTCCTTGTCCTTGAGCATCCCGTCTGCATGTATACCGGCTTTTGTAACATTGAACTGGCTTCCTACAAAAGGTGTCTTTGGTGGAATATCATATCCAAGTTGATTTTTAAAATAATTTGCTATTTCCGTTATAACTTCAAGCTTCATGCTCCTTGTATTCCCTTTGATTTGCGCATATTGGAATATCATGGCTTCGAGAGGACAGTTTCCAGTTCTTTCACCAATTCCAAACAGAGTGCTGTTTATGGATGCCACTCCATAAAGCCATGCAGTAGTTGAATTGTCTACAGCCGCATAAAAGTCATTGTGCCCGTGCCATTCCATGCACTCCTCCGGAATACCACATATTGTCCTAAGTCCATGCACAAGTCCCTGTACGCTTCTAGGAACTTCTGTTTGTCCATATGAAACTCCAACTCCAAGGGTATCACATAATCTTATTTTTATGGGGATACCAGATTCATGCGACATATCCATTAATTTATTTACAAGCGGAACTACAAATCCATAAAAATCCGCCCTTGTTATATCCTCCAGGTGGCACCTTGGCCTGATTCCATTGTTCAACGCTTCTTCCACAACAGAAAGATACATATCTACAGTTTCTTCCCTTGTCTTTCTCAATTTTTTAAATATATGATAATCAGAGCATGACATAAGCATTCCTGTTTCTTTTATACCCATATCCCTTACAAGCTTGAAATCTTCCTTGTTGGCTCTTATCCATGAAGTTATTTCAGGAAACTCATATCCTCTTTCCATACAGACTTCCGCAGCTTTCCTGTCCTTTTCACTGTACAGAAAAAACTCACTCTGCCTTATTATTCCTGAATTATTGTCCAATTCATGGAGATAAT
Proteins encoded in this region:
- a CDS encoding hydrolase — its product is MEKINKKTGKYVPHINGTLRGHMINLPDVIRQTSGIKVFGKRLKSFAFTTDVAVIKNINADAVFAVYPFTPQSVISEALVAASDVPVFCGVGGGLTTGKRVINLALNAEFTGAMGVVVNSPTSDEIIKAMSDSIDIPIVVTVVSERDDIQKRIDAGVSILNVSAGSSTPELVGSIRRQFPEFPIMATGGKDEKSIEKTIMAGANAIVYTPPSTSELFKESMERYRKM
- a CDS encoding homocysteine S-methyltransferase family protein — translated: MDFNDLFKRFEDKFIFFDGAMGTMLQKSGLKAGDLPEILNITNGNTIKKIHEVYLDSGADIIITNTFGANELKYSDSEYSSDEVIEAGVRVAKAAVRGRKDKFVALDMGPIGQVMEPTGNLTFETAYKLFKKQVVIGEREGADIILIETMMDIYETKAAILAAKENSSLPVFCTMTFQENARTLMGTDPRTMVFVLEGLGVDALGVNCSLGPKDLQPIVDEILRYSSTPVMVQPNAGLPKYDGKETYYDVKAAEFSEQMKIMAEKGVRILGGCCGTDPEFIKATIELVSGLKPLCPEKKEFTAVTSGNQTVIIGGRTRIIGERINPTGKAAYKQELREKKIGYIQREALYQKEEGADILELNVGLPEIDEVEMMKKAVKAIQQVSYLPVSIDSPNPDALEAGVRLYRGKPLINSVNGKEKTMEEVFPIVKKYGGCIIALTIDEAGIANTAEERFAIAEKIVKRAEEFGISRKDIIVDCLSLTASAQQKEVMETVRAIRMVKEKLGVKTTLGVSNVSYGLPNRKLLNRTFLLMALEAGLDLPIMNPGDEGMKDTIAAFEVLSYRDVDSKNFIEKYKDMPKESNQNKKNNVVDKSKDGKHQKDKIDKKTLKQIIIDGMEDEAILATSQLLKLKKPLDIVNLYVIPALDEVGAKYEAKEIFLPQLMQSAETVKKSFEVIKKSMVESGQSNVDKGRIVLATVKGDIHDIGKNIVKVLLENYGFNVIDLGKDVDIERVVDCVKQNNIRVVGLSALMTTTVINMKKTIEALRKSNLCCKVIVGGAVLNQEYADMIGADFYARDARDTVKIAEKIFSQNELEFVK
- the metF gene encoding methylenetetrahydrofolate reductase [NAD(P)H] encodes the protein MSIIDIFNDKEFILSFEVIPFKNKSNFPSFENRINNLSKMNPDFISVTYGAAGRSKNGSMETALYIKNKYNIEVLSHLTCINSTEEEIEKYISELADGGINNILALRGDIVRNSNSQINNKYRYAKELVKYISRKRDMCIAVAAYPEGHAESSNLDEDIFHLKEKVDCGADFLITQFFFSNDYFYTFREKLGKIGLDIPLLAGIMPVVKARQVKSMSLLGGASLPKELLAIIDKYGENEEDFFKAGVEYSLNQTRDLVKNGIKGIHLYTMNDLTAVNYIVDNLYN
- the metA gene encoding homoserine O-acetyltransferase MetA, whose translation is MPINIPNGLPACKILKAENIFVMNEKRAVKQDIRPLNIVILNLMPVKTVTETQLLRLLGNSPLQVDITLVYPKSHKSKNTSEEYLFKYYETFDEIRHRKFDGMIITGAPVEKLEFEDVDYWDELTEIMDWSLKNVYSTFHICWGAQAGLYYHFGIPKYPLDKKLFGVFPHTITRKNVKLLRGFDDLFYAPHSRHTTIKREDIQSVPELEILSESEEAGIYIAATKGGRDIFVMGHSEYDTLTLKQEYERDKASNLPIEIPKNYFPDDDTKKAPLSMWKGHANLLFLNWLNYYVYQETPYDLNKL
- a CDS encoding isocitrate dehydrogenase (NAD(+)), with product MRQKVTLIKGDGIGPEVCMAAKRVIDKSGADIDWEIFEAGAAVIEKYGTPIPDHIINSIRKNGVALKGPVTTPVGKGFRSVNVTLRKQLNLYANIRPIKTYAGVKSRYENVDLVIFRENTEDLYAGIEHMVSDEIAESIKIISKNASRKIVKAAFDYAVKNGRKKVTAVHKANIMKLSDGLFLKTAQEVAKEYEGIEFESVIVDAMSMKLVLNPENYDVLVMPNLYGDILSDMASGLIGGLGLVPGANVGEDTAVFEAAHGSAPDIAGKNKANPTAIILSSIMMLRYLGENIPADRIENAVEAVLKDGKYLTCDLGGNSTTDEFTDAIISKLDFN
- a CDS encoding 2-isopropylmalate synthase — translated: MYDYKLENIKEPNLYKDIFPYDEIPKIVFNGIQLPMNIPENIWITDTTFRDGQQSMEPFTLEEIVNIYDYLHELDNNSGIIRQSEFFLYSEKDRKAAEVCMERGYEFPEITSWIRANKEDFKLVRDMGIKETGMLMSCSDYHIFKKLRKTREETVDMYLSVVEEALNNGIRPRCHLEDITRADFYGFVVPLVNKLMDMSHESGIPIKIRLCDTLGVGVSYGQTEVPRSVQGLVHGLRTICGIPEECMEWHGHNDFYAAVDNSTTAWLYGVASINSTLFGIGERTGNCPLEAMIFQYAQIKGNTRSMKLEVITEIANYFKNQLGYDIPPKTPFVGSQFNVTKAGIHADGMLKDKEIYNAFDTDKILARPVVIEINQYSGLAGIAAWINTYYKLKDEDKVEKKDPRVVEIKRWVDDQYKMGRTNIIRNSEMELLVKKLMPEVLEKREERAC